One window of the Triticum dicoccoides isolate Atlit2015 ecotype Zavitan chromosome 3B, WEW_v2.0, whole genome shotgun sequence genome contains the following:
- the LOC119278788 gene encoding uncharacterized protein LOC119278788 encodes MGQAPSLPDDAVADVLRRLAPRDVAACRRVCKTLRRVVDGHRLLRADLLPLKLGGIFLNFFQLRSATQFLSRPTTGAAVSGRLGYTLDACHPDYDFQPVPYVLDHCNGLLLLRHCMVNPATQQWAPLPPAPDLPKPAPSIKHVYKSRYLVFDPMLSPNHFDLLIMPEISFMEECEEFEWPPSTLILPVFSSKIGSWEKRTFYRDGGAAGTVPGLVGVRLDCNERQSAYWRGSLYISCDNCFILRISLLSDNSYRVIRLPTRLSLDDSQGDQQFYLGKSTKGIYCASRVTSRRSHLQVWFLNDLNEWVLKHDKDIFPVLPNLDYVNPYGPWILQQFDYDEHSDEDDSVVEDNREAVEKEKFEAIVKQGKFEWDSDNDNVLEPGSSCGGTDTCFLGFHPFKDVVFVTLWDRVLAYHWSSSKLQDLGKLFPEFYVDRHHIYWHTQVEVSFLYTPYWLGELPEKLN; translated from the exons ATGGGCCAGGCCCCGTCGCTGCCTGACGACGCGGTGGCGGACGtcctccgccgcctcgcgccgcgcgACGTCGCAGCGTGCCGCCGCGTCTGCAAGACGTTGCGCCGCGTCGTCGACGGCCACCGCCTGCTGCGCGCGGACCTCCTCCCTCTCAAGCTGGGCGGTATCTTCCTCAACTTCTTCCAACTACGGTCTGCTACGCAGTTCCTTTCCCGCCCCACGACGGGCGCAGCCGTCTCCGGCCGGCTCGGCTACACCTTGGATGCTTGCCATCCTGACTACGATTTTCAGCCCGTTCCCTACGTGCTTGATCATTGCAATGGCCTCCTCTTGCTCCGCCACTGCATGGTCAACCCTGCGACGCAGCAGTGGGCGCCCCTGCCCCCGGCCCCGGACCTGCCCAAACCCGCACCTTCAATCAAGCATGTTTATAAATCCCGGTACCTGGTGTTTGACCCCATGCTGTCGCCCAACCATTTCGACTTGCTCATAATGCCAGAAATTTCTTTCATGGAAGAATGTGAGGAATTTGAATGGCCACCGTCCACATTGATCCTTCCTGTGTTTTCATCAAAGATTGGTTCATGGGAGAAGAGGACATTTTATCGGGATGGGGGAGCTGCAGGGACGGTACCTGGCTTGGTTGGGGTAAGACTGGACTGCAATGAACGTCAGTCTGCCTACTGGAGAGGATCACTCTATATATCTTGCGACAACTGTTTTATTTTGAG AATATCGCTGCTGTCAGACAACAGTTATCGAGTAATAAGACTGCCAACAAGATTGTCCCTAGACGATTCACAAGGTGATCAACAGTTTTACCTAGGAAAATCAACCAAGGGGATATATTGTGCATCAAGAGTCACGTCACGTAGGTCCCACCTTCAGGTTTGGTTCCTTAATGACCTGAACGAATGGGTTTTGAAGCATGACAAAGATATTTTCCCCGTCCTGCCAAATCTCGACTATGTCAACCCATATGGACCTTGGATCCTACAGCAATTTGACTATGATGAACATTCtgatgaagatgattctgttgTGGAGGACAACAGGGAAGCAGTGGAAAAGGAGAAATTTGAAGCAATAGTGAAACAAGGGAAATTTGAGTGGGACTCGGACAATGATAATGTACTTGAACCTGGAAGTAGTTGCGGGGGAACTGATACATGTTTCCTTGGATTCCATCCTTTCAAAGATGTTGTGTTCGTGACTCTGTGGGACAGAGTGCTAGCCTATCATTGGTCGAGCTCAAAGCTTCAAGATTTAGGCAAGCTTTTTCCAGAATTCTATGTGGATCGGCACCACATTTACTGGCATACACAGGTGGAAGTGTCTTTCCTGTACACTCCCTACTGGTTAGGGGAGCTTCCTGAAAAACTAAACTAG
- the LOC119278791 gene encoding alpha-amylase/subtilisin inhibitor-like — MEHFCFLVILPLLGLAMALQLTAPCQATQPQPQPIYDTEDHALTGDNFYNLMPVDLLLNGQCVNHSSIWKSGCPRNVNLALCDDSTSSRSVAVSIKLAAATNGSDKEASPRLSTDVVIEFGDTVNKCKQRLQWYVGAGITHNLHVTVGHFINTEGSDVLTDGRDQKFIFRVERYHGAYKLTSCYAPGCKHEPCGCRDLVLYKYNRKWWLVVKEKGWQGLPLVVVFEKCPKPCFPPKGLPHE; from the coding sequence ATGGAACACTTCTGTTTCCTGGTCATCCTCCCACTCCTTGGCTTGGCCATGGCCTTGCAGTTGACCGCCCCATGTCAAGCTACGCAACCTCAGCCACAACCGATCTATGACACAGAAGATCATGCGCTAACAGGTGACAACTTCTACAATCTCATGCCGGTGGACCTCTTACTGAATGGTCAATGTGTTAACCATAGCTCTATATGGAAGTCCGGGTGCCCTAGGAACGTGAATCTGGCACTATGCGACGACTCCACCAGCAGTAGAAGCGTGGCTGTGTCGATCAAGCTGGCGGCGGCGACCaacggctccgacaaggaggcatcACCCCGCCTCTCGACTGACGTCGTGATCGAATTCGGCGACACCGTCAACAAGTGCAAGCAGCGTCTCCAATGGTACGTCGGCGCAGGTATCACGCATAATTTGCATGTGACCGTCGGCCACTTCATAAATACGGAGGGGAGCGACGTGCTGACAGATGGCAGAGACCAAAAGTTCATTTTTCGCGTCGAGAGGTATCACGGCGCATACAAGCTGACATCGTGCTACGCCCCGGGGTGCAAACATGAGCCGTGCGGTTGCCGTGATCTGGTGTTGTACAAATATAACAGAAAGTGGTGGCTGGTAGTTAAGGAAAAAGGGTGGCAGGGGCTGCCCCTGGTGGTTGTGTTCGAAAAATGTCCTAAGCCGTGCTTTCCTCCTAAGGGCCTGCCTCACGAGTAA